The Plasmodium brasilianum strain Bolivian I chromosome 14, whole genome shotgun sequence genome contains a region encoding:
- a CDS encoding endoplasmin gives MKLNKICTCLFLALFFSCLNLIQDNTKILCESINNTNNNNEKGEEGDEKKKTSNEEQKRDKDMLEEIKEDEKPTGGIENHEYQTEVTRLMDIIVNSLYTQKEVFLRELISNAADALEKIRFLSLSDENVLGEEKKLEIRISANKEKNILSITDTGVGMTKEDLINNLGTIAKSGTSNFLEAISKSGGDMSLIGQFGVGFYSAFLVADKVIVYTKHNNDEQYIWESTADAKFSIYKDPRGSTLKRGTRISLHLKEDATNLMNDKKLADLISRYSQFIQYPIYLLYENVYTEEVLADIAKEMENDPNYDSVKVEESNDPNKKTRTVEKKIKKWKLMNEQRPIWLRAPKELNEDDYKKFFSVLSGYNDEPLYYIHFFAEGEIEFKCLIYIPSKAPSINDQLFTKQNSIKLYVRRVLVADEFVEFLPRYMSFIKGVVDSDDLPLNVSREQLQQNKILKAISKRIVRKILDTFRKLYTDGKKYKENLRSELEKETDEEKKKEIQKKISEPSKYKLIYKEYRKYLKSGCYEDDINRSKIVKLLLFKTMLYPKSISLDTYVENMKPEQKFIYYASGESYEYLSKIPQLQIFKKKNIDVLFLIESVDESCIQRVQEYEGKKFKSIQKGEITFDLTEEEKKKEEKVKKMYKALMDVISDTLRNQIFKVEISRRLVDAPCAVVSTEWGLSGQMEKLMKINVNNSDQIRAMSGQKILEINPDHPIMIDLLKRSVANPKDSELTKSIKIIYQSAKLASGFDLEDTADLAQIVYDHINHKLGVDNNLKIDDLDPSIFETKKIDDVDSTEGHKVDHEINIDEEILKQDTSTNDDSSNDKKNDEL, from the coding sequence atgaaattaaataaaatttgtactTGCTTGTTTCTTGCCTTGTTTTTCTCTTGCCTAAATTTGATACAAGATAATACAAAGATACTATGTGAGAGTATTAATAAtaccaataataataatgaaaaaggggaagaaggagatgaaaaaaaaaagactagtaatgaagaacaaaaaagagaCAAAGATATGTTAGAAGAAATTAAGGAGGATGAAAAACCAACAGGAGGAATAGAAAATCATGAATATCAAACAGAAGTTACAAGACTAATGGATATTATTGTAAATTCCTTGTATACTCAGAAAGAAGTATTTTTAAGAGAGTTAATTTCAAATGCAGCTGATgcattagaaaaaattagattTCTATCTTTGTCTGATGAAAATGTATTAggagaggaaaaaaaattagaaataagGATATCAGCgaataaagagaaaaacatATTATCAATTACAGACACAGGAGTAGGTATGACTAAGGAAGACTTAATAAACAATTTAGGAACAATAGCTAAATCAGGTACATCTAACTTTTTAGAAGCCATATCAAAAAGTGGAGGTGATATGAGCTTGATAGGTCAATTCGGTGTTGGTTTTTATTCCGCTTTTTTAGTAGCAGATAAAGTCATAGTATACACAAaacataataatgatgaGCAATACATATGGGAATCTACAGCTGATGCTAAGTTTTCAATTTACAAAGATCCTAGAGGTTCAACATTAAAGAGAGGAACGAGAATATCATTACATTTAAAAGAGGATGCTACTAATTTAATGAATGATAAGAAACTTGCAGATTTAATTTCTAGATATAGTCAATTTATCCAGTACcccatttatttattatatgaaaatgtgTATACTGAAGAAGTACTTGCTGATATAGCAAAGGAAATGGAAAATGATCCCAACTATGACAGTGTAAAAGTTGAGGAATCAAATGAtcctaataaaaaaacaagaacagtagaaaaaaaaattaaaaaatggaaactAATGAATGAGCAAAGACCTATTTGGTTAAGAGCACCTAAGGAATTAAATGAAgatgattataaaaaattttttagtgTTTTATCAGGTTATAATGATGAaccattatattatatacatttttttgctGAAGGTGAAATAGAATTTAAGTGTTTAATTTATATCCCTTCAAAAGCTCCATCAATTAATGATCAATTATTTACTAAACAAAATTCTATTAAATTGTATGTAAGAAGGGTATTAGTAGCTGATGAGTTTGTTGAATTCTTACCACGATATATGAGTTTCATAAAAGGAGTTGTTGATAGTGACGATCTACCCCTTAATGTATCTAGGGAACAAttacaacaaaataaaatccTAAAAGCTATTTCTAAAAGAAttgtaagaaaaatattagacACCTTCCgtaaattatatacagatggtaaaaaatataaagaaaatttaagatctgaattagaaaaagaaacggatgaagaaaaaaaaaaagaaatacaaaaaaaaattagtgaaccaagtaaatataaattaatatataaagaatatagaaaataCTTAAAAAGCGGATGTTATGAAGATGATATTAATAGAtcaaaaattgtaaaattacttttatttaaaactaTGCTTTACCCTAAAAGTATTTCATTAGATACATATGTTGAAAATATGAAACCAGAGCAAAAATTTATCTATTATGCGTCAGGGGAAtcttatgaatatttatcaaaaattcCACAATTgcaaattttcaaaaaaaaaaatattgatgtTCTTTTTCTAATTGAATCTGTTGATGAATCTTGCATACAAAGAGTGCAAGAATATGAGGGAAAGAAATTTAAGTCCATTCAAAAGGGAGAAATTACTTTTGATTTAACTGaggaggaaaagaaaaaagaagaaaaagtgAAGAAAATGTACAAGGCACTAATGGATGTAATATCAGACACACTAAGGAATCAAATCTTTAAAGTCGAAATTTCTCGAAGATTAGTTGATGCACCATGTGCAGTCGTTTCAACTGAGTGGGGTTTGTCAGGacaaatggaaaaattaatgaaaataaatgtaaataattccGATCAAATAAGAGCAATGAGTGGTCAGAAAATTCTAGAAATTAATCCAGATCATCCAATCATGATTGACTTGTTAAAAAGATCAGTAGCAAATCCTAAAGATTCCGAATTAACGAaaagtattaaaattatttaccaGTCAGCTAAATTAGCATCAGGTTTTGATTTAGAAGATACTGCAGACCTAGCTCAAATTGTGTATGATCATATTAATCATAAATTAGGAGTGGACAACAATTTAAAGATTGATGATTTAGACCCCTCCAtttttgaaacaaaaaaaatagatgatGTCGATAGTACTGAAGGACATAAAGTTGATCATGAAATTAACATAGACGAAGAAATACTGAAGCAAGATACCAGTACCAATGACGATTCTTCCAACGATAAGAAGAATGACGAATTGTAA
- a CDS encoding hypothetical protein (conserved Plasmodium protein), which produces MECSLLNKDEYPFERRVYYDKDYVNYEMPKSKFLHIIIRIGISIISILVVTLFIKSNSNSANKFLMMPINEDTMQLFNSLGFPPNSKELVYTKLEKWGFNLSDIGEEELNENYQEENIKNYKYSKNTYKDILFSYFEKKERSEVEKNLLLYKFLEIIKGKEINTFYEFLNNFMILQDLNCLPRTYKGIYINGNFFIQNHLHELVAADISKLKTLINEQPYLYVTYHGGKKKNSVHNICKFSRDGYYLGSILLPFEEGGKFFNCISLRGLLIHGNNLYVTDSYKDNSKIFQFSSSISELSNRREYISTFISQDAKTNPFMIHPYGIKKNNDYFYISSQNTGTVLRFHIDSGKLGQSINSYKGLSDGLVVKLNNNDEIRGIDFDNLGKCYVSNKQAGVQIYDKDFNLIKIIPVFSPISILFDSTNNHILVGSSKTHDIKEYDVNNFELIKVIKHPLLKHVAGITIYQDSLFVVSQKKNKLLEFSLTTALLKRVLVDDFSDIGERVILSLT; this is translated from the coding sequence ATGGAATGCAGCTTGTTAAACAAGGATGAATACCCATTCGAAAGAAGAGTTTATTACGATAAGGACTATGTAAATTATGAAATGCCTAAAAGCAAGTTCTTGCACATTATTATAAGAATAGGTATATCaattataagtatattaGTTGTTACGttgtttataaaaagtaatagtaatagtgcaaacaaatttttaatgatgCCTATTAATGAAGATACAATGCAGTTGTTTAACTCATTAGGCTTTCCACCAAATAGCAAAGAATTAGTGTACACCAAGTTAGAAAAATGGGGTTTTAATTTATCTGATATTGGTGAAGaagaattaaatgaaaattatcaagaggagaatataaaaaattataaatattccaaaaacacatataaagatattttattttcctattttgaaaaaaaagaaaggagtgaagtagaaaaaaatttacttttatataaatttttagaaataataaaaggaaagGAAATAAATACGTTTTACGagtttttgaataattttatgatattacAAGACTTAAATTGTTTACCTAGAACTTAcaaaggtatatatataaatggaaatttttttattcaaaatcACTTACATGAGTTAGTGGCAGCTGATATAAGCAAATTGAAAACGTTAATCAATGAACAACCCTATCTATATGTAACTTATCatggaggaaaaaaaaaaaattcagtacataatatatgcaaattttCGAGAGATGGATATTACTTAGGTTCTATATTACTTCCATTTGAGGAAGgtggaaaattttttaattgcaTTAGTTTGAGAGGATTATTAATTCAtggaaataatttatatgtaactGATTCGTATAAGGataattctaaaatatttcaattttcaAGTAGTATATCTGAATTATCAAATAGAAGAGAATATATCTCTACGTTTATTAGCCAAGACGCGAAGACTAACCCTTTTATGATTCATCCATatggtataaaaaaaaataatgactacttttatataagttCACAAAACACAGGTACTGTTTTAAGATTTCATATTGATAGTGGGAAATTAGGTCAATCCATAAATTCATATAAGGGATTATCTGACGGATTAGTAGTTAAacttaataataatgatgaaattCGTGGCATAGATTTTGACAATTTAGGCAAATGCTATGTTTCAAATAAACAAGCAGGAGTTCAAATATATGATAAggattttaatttaattaaaattattcctGTTTTTTCCCCtatatctattttatttgataGTACAAATAATCATATTTTGGTTGGTAGTTCAAAAACCCAtgatataaaagaatatgatgttaataattttgaacTTATAAAGGTTATTAAACATCCTTTACTTAAACATGTTGCAGGCATAACTATTTATCAAGATTCTCTATTTGTTGTTTCtcagaagaaaaataaattactcGAATTTTCATTAACAACAGCCTTGTTGAAACGTGTTCTTGTAGACGATTTTAGTGATATCGGAGAACGTGTTATTCTTTCCTTGACATAA
- a CDS encoding tRNA-splicing ligase RtcB, whose translation MKFLLIALMFNFIPFGSINSMFRICYIKGTVFHPTKRSENSLKFLKKRLTNICSVNNNSVEEYYGISERGFNNARKPPYLLNFENSNDILAYTNEIDDACLNQIKNLASLKIIKGHVAILPDVHLGKGIIIGSVFLTKNFIIPNGVGVDIGCGILCVKINNLKKKHLNDKVINSLYNKIKSSIPLGFDSHDKEVLDSKKVLDNLISKYASNNINDIIKSKHFKQMGSLGGGNHFIEIAYDASTACAEEVGLNNRSSVNTISRNNNSCGRNTYNEASAESPETCHSLGESDIYILIHSGSRNLGKTTAEFYDELASEESNMKKNDLAYLDLRKKHGRNYLKDMKLCLEYAKYNRIYMMKIIEKIIYEEVKCPLNWESLINIHHNFCNHELVSYVDNNEIKKEYMYVTRKGATSSKKDELGIIPGNMKVGSYIVKGKGSTLSYNSCSHGCGRVLSRSKAKKVINQNDFVNIMKGIRCDTNNKIRDEAPQAYKNLKDILKNQDTLLHIVKRLLPLINIKGF comes from the coding sequence ATgaaatttttgttaatcGCACTTATGTTTAACTTCATTCCTTTTGGTTCAATAAATAGCATGTTCcgaatatgttatataaaagGTACTGTTTTCCATCCAACAAAAAGAAGCGAAAATAGtttaaaatttctaaaaaaaagattaacaAATATCTGCTcagttaataataatagtgtaGAAGAATATTATGGAATTAGTGAGAGAGGATTTAATAATGCTAGGAAACCtccatatttattaaatttcgAAAATTCAAATGATATTTTAGCATATACTAACGAAATTGATGATGCTTGTTTaaatcaaattaaaaatttggctagcttgaaaattataaaagggCATGTAGCTATATTGCCAGACGTACATTTAGGGAAAGGAATAATAATAGGCTCTGTGTTTTtgacaaaaaattttattatacctAATGGCGTAGGTGTTGATATAGGGTGTGGCATATTAtgtgtaaaaattaataacttaaaaaaaaaacacctAAACGATAAGGTTATAAAtagtttatataataaaataaaaagtagcATTCCATTAGGTTTCGACTCTCATGATAAGGAAGTTTTGGATTCTAAAAAAGTGCTTGATAAtttaataagtaaatatgccagtaataatataaatgatataattaaatcAAAGCATTTCAAGCAGATGGGTTCCCTTGGAGGGGGGAATCATTTTATTGAAATTGCATATGACGCATCTACAGCTTGTGCAGAAGAGGTGGGGCTTAATAACAGGTCGTCAGTTAATACTATAAGTAGAAATAACAATAGTTGCGGAAGGAACACTTATAATGAAGCATCAGCTGAGAGCCCTGAAACTTGTCATTCCCTAGGAGAATcagatatatacattttaatacatTCAGGAAGTAGAAACTTAGGGAAAACAACAGCAGAGTTTTATGATGAACTTGCTAGTGAAGAGAgcaatatgaaaaaaaatgatctGGCCTATCTTGATTTGAGAAAGAAACATGGAaggaattatttaaaagacATGAAGTTATGTTTAGAGTATGCAAAATATAAcagaatatatatgatgaaaataattgaaaagaTTATTTATGAAGAAGTAAAATGCCCATTAAATTGGGAGAGTTTGATAAATATACATCACAATTTTTGCAATCATGAATTAGTTTCATATgttgataataatgaaattaaaaaggaatacaTGTATGTTACAAGAAAAGGAGCAACATCATCTAAAAAAGATGAACTAGGTATTATTCCAGGTAATATGAAAGTTGGTTCATATATagtaaaaggaaaaggaagcACTCTATCTTATAACTCCTGTTCTCATGGATGTGGTAGAGTGCTTAGTAGATCTAAGGCAAAAAAGGTTATTAATCAAAAcgattttgttaatattatgaaGGGAATAAGGTGTGACACAAATAACAAAATTCGAGATGAGGCACCACAAGcgtataaaaatttaaaagatattttaaaaaatcaagaTACACTACTACATATAGTTAAAAGGCTGCTTCCTctcattaatattaaaggGTTTTAA